The following are encoded in a window of Chryseobacterium sp. genomic DNA:
- a CDS encoding lysophospholipid acyltransferase family protein: MSLISKQDLINASGMSRLGFIKNPLSAAIMRLTNIDRVNNLYDKVKNKEGKEFFDAFVRERNLKYIVFAEDLAKIPRTGPFILVANHPLGAIDGILMTKILSEIRPDFKIMGNFLLSRIKPMEPYVISVNPFENRKELHSSSGGMRDTLRHLAEGGCVGIFPAGEVSNRNNAFNEIMDKEWQKPAIKLIRKAKVPVVPMYFHAKNSKAFYRLAKLHPNLQTMLLPSEMMHHREKPIRMRIGKPISVKVIEEQEDAEELGEFLKRKVYMLKSYYERRKSLPDILKLPNLNIKFPLLLKEENIIQNIIDETPTEDIVKEIATLRANDKMFFSNGNYEVYFAAYDEIPSIMREIGRQRELTFRAIGEGSNLPYDLDEFDQHYYHLFLWDSEAKKIAGAYRMGLGREIMKKHGVGGFYTNSLFEFDQEIHPFFRKVIEMGRAYILQEYQMKPLPLFLLWRGIVHVCLRNPDHKFLMGGVSISDKFSDFSKSLIIEFMRSNYYDSAVAQYIHPKHEFKIKLRDRDKHLFLDEVESDLNKLDKIIDDLEPELRLPVLIKKYIKQNAKVVAFNVDPKFNDAIDGLMYIRISDLPESTIKPVLEEMSEEMRKEQENNKSENQAV; this comes from the coding sequence ATGAGCTTAATTTCCAAACAGGATCTGATAAATGCATCGGGCATGAGCAGACTGGGTTTCATAAAAAACCCACTTTCCGCCGCCATTATGCGTCTGACCAATATAGACAGGGTAAATAATCTTTATGATAAGGTAAAGAATAAAGAAGGCAAGGAATTTTTTGATGCTTTTGTACGGGAGCGAAACCTTAAATACATCGTATTTGCTGAAGATTTGGCAAAAATTCCCAGAACCGGCCCCTTTATCCTGGTAGCCAACCACCCCCTGGGAGCTATAGACGGCATCCTGATGACCAAGATACTTTCTGAGATACGGCCGGATTTCAAGATCATGGGAAATTTTCTGCTGTCGCGCATCAAGCCAATGGAACCTTATGTCATTTCCGTAAATCCGTTTGAGAACCGCAAAGAACTTCACAGCAGTTCCGGTGGAATGCGCGACACATTGCGTCACCTGGCTGAAGGCGGCTGTGTAGGCATTTTTCCCGCCGGTGAGGTTTCAAACAGAAACAATGCATTCAATGAAATAATGGACAAGGAATGGCAAAAACCTGCCATTAAGCTGATTCGGAAGGCGAAAGTTCCGGTGGTTCCGATGTACTTCCATGCCAAGAACAGTAAAGCATTTTACAGGCTTGCAAAACTGCATCCCAATCTGCAGACCATGTTGCTGCCGTCTGAAATGATGCATCATCGTGAAAAACCCATCCGGATGCGAATTGGAAAGCCAATTTCTGTAAAAGTGATTGAGGAGCAGGAAGATGCGGAAGAACTCGGCGAATTCCTGAAACGCAAGGTTTATATGCTCAAATCCTATTATGAGCGTCGTAAGTCCCTGCCGGATATCCTGAAACTGCCCAACCTGAACATTAAGTTTCCGCTGCTACTGAAGGAGGAAAACATTATCCAGAATATTATTGATGAAACCCCCACGGAAGACATCGTAAAGGAGATCGCCACCCTGCGGGCCAACGACAAGATGTTTTTCAGCAACGGAAACTATGAAGTCTATTTTGCGGCTTACGACGAGATCCCGTCCATTATGCGGGAGATCGGGCGCCAGCGTGAGCTTACCTTCCGTGCTATTGGCGAGGGCAGCAACCTGCCTTATGACCTGGACGAATTTGACCAGCATTACTACCATCTTTTCCTCTGGGACAGTGAGGCGAAGAAAATCGCCGGTGCCTACCGCATGGGTCTGGGCCGGGAAATTATGAAGAAACACGGCGTGGGAGGCTTCTATACCAATTCGCTCTTTGAGTTTGACCAGGAAATCCATCCTTTCTTCCGGAAGGTTATAGAAATGGGCCGTGCCTACATCCTGCAGGAATATCAGATGAAGCCCCTGCCCCTTTTCCTGCTTTGGCGCGGCATTGTGCATGTATGCCTCCGCAATCCTGATCATAAGTTCCTAATGGGAGGTGTTAGCATCTCCGATAAATTCTCGGATTTCTCCAAATCACTGATCATTGAATTTATGCGCTCCAATTATTACGACTCGGCAGTGGCCCAGTACATTCATCCCAAACATGAGTTCAAGATCAAACTCAGGGACCGCGACAAGCACCTTTTTCTGGACGAAGTGGAATCGGACCTGAACAAGCTGGATAAAATCATCGACGACCTGGAGCCGGAGCTCAGGCTGCCCGTACTGATTAAGAAATATATTAAGCAGAACGCGAAGGTAGTTGCCTTTAATGTAGACCCGAAGTTTAATGATGCCATAGACGGACTGATGTACATCCGGATAAGCGACCTGCCGGAAAGCACCATAAAGCCGGTTCTGGAAGAGATGAGTGAAGAAATGCGCAAGGAACAGGAAAATAATAAATCTGAAAATCAGGCAGTTTAG
- a CDS encoding T9SS type A sorting domain-containing protein has protein sequence MKDKLMILFLFMTIDLSFAQLNCYQQNNGLYQYYAKLENIPNLNSNFNKTDFMNYVTTYGNMTTGNLSTLNTSVILVSKSFPTSQTPFLQNVVSIDSDSDIYPIILNSNNSVTTIECRNNPILLNVQNFEKKNLKLTITKNPIDETSKIVIDPKVRFFKIVITNTAGQIIYENQFKSVDSIFLNEIILDRGLYILTVTDLDDNQTESTKLIK, from the coding sequence ATGAAAGACAAACTAATGATCCTGTTTTTATTTATGACCATTGATCTGTCCTTCGCTCAACTAAATTGCTATCAGCAGAATAATGGTTTGTATCAGTATTATGCAAAATTGGAAAATATCCCAAATTTGAATTCAAATTTTAATAAAACTGATTTTATGAATTATGTGACAACATATGGTAATATGACCACTGGAAATCTTTCAACATTAAACACAAGCGTAATATTGGTTTCAAAATCCTTTCCTACTTCTCAAACACCTTTCTTGCAAAATGTTGTTAGTATAGATTCAGATTCAGACATTTATCCAATTATTCTAAACTCTAATAATTCTGTTACTACAATTGAATGCAGAAACAATCCGATTTTATTAAATGTTCAAAATTTTGAGAAGAAGAACCTTAAACTAACTATTACAAAAAACCCAATTGATGAAACTTCAAAAATCGTAATCGATCCTAAAGTCAGGTTTTTTAAAATTGTAATAACCAATACTGCTGGTCAAATTATCTACGAAAATCAATTTAAAAGTGTAGACAGCATTTTTCTGAATGAAATAATACTAGATCGTGGATTGTACATTTTAACTGTAACTGATCTAGATGACAATCAAACAGAATCAACTAAATTAATCAAATAG